The following coding sequences are from one Kosakonia sp. H02 window:
- a CDS encoding phosphoenolpyruvate synthase, which yields MKYLFSAAEAVALDDSQLGGKAANLLWLTAHAYPVPGWWVVPASAMEEMLRGDETASQLISQLSTTITEPQIEAIAGKIRARIAELTLPDALMTALASLDGELFWAVRSSCSDEDAAQASFAGQMDSFLFQRGVEQLADAVRRVMVSAWSPRAVVYRLQKGLSLHAVRCSVIVQEMVKGQTSGVMFTAHPVTGSRQTMLISAAWGTGEGVVSGQCSTDEFTVPLHGDQITQTLSSKTTAVVFDHHRGQGTTEITLDEGKADVASLTAQQILALREIGAGIAKQLRAPQDIEWTLKDNHIYLLQTRPITHLPKDPGCVRDTLICDNANIQESYCGITTPLTFSFARAAYATVYEQTLRLVGCPAKESDARKPITDNMLSLVRGRVYYNIQNWYRALLLLPLFNMNKSDMEAMMGLEEPVDIVEDKKLSRREKLVALPAMLNMTVRLSYAQLTLEPRIRAFLQQYETAQAYIDRDNLHTLSPGELIERLKYLDEHLLTRWTAPIINDFYVARYNGKVQRVLQALWPEDSARISGDLLADDGNLISTEPTKKLLAMSMYVRQHPSLAAMILNDQGAHLLPRIRQLDPRFYQQCIDYIEHYGDRTMGELKLETLTLRQDPSFLFTVLRNYLNTDILPVNQTGKLKAEAEEQVFERLLQLRGKSALARFKHHLSKLRRAIRNRETMRFTRTKMFALYRDIYLQLGQQFALEGVIAQARDIFWLTREEIYQGKEGTAVQTGLGSLIEQRRAEYDRYQKQDEPANRFSLTQTLYQQQTLHAPARQDAVADSTDLRGTGCYPGLVQAPVSLVFTPENATSLAGTILCTVRTDPGWAPLFPGLSGLIVERGSMLSHSAIVAREMGIPAIVGVPGITGLLQDGETVSMDGGSGLIVRCDQPAEKRV from the coding sequence GTGAAATATCTTTTTTCTGCCGCAGAGGCGGTTGCTCTCGATGACAGCCAGTTGGGTGGCAAAGCAGCCAACTTATTATGGCTAACGGCACATGCTTATCCTGTCCCTGGCTGGTGGGTGGTTCCCGCCAGCGCCATGGAGGAGATGCTGCGAGGCGACGAAACGGCGTCGCAACTGATCTCACAATTATCAACCACGATAACGGAGCCACAAATCGAGGCGATTGCCGGGAAAATCCGCGCGCGCATCGCGGAGCTTACGCTGCCTGATGCGTTGATGACAGCGCTGGCATCGCTCGATGGAGAACTCTTCTGGGCAGTGCGATCGTCATGTAGCGATGAAGATGCGGCTCAGGCCTCTTTCGCCGGGCAAATGGACAGCTTCCTGTTCCAGCGTGGTGTTGAACAACTGGCCGATGCTGTCCGGCGGGTGATGGTTTCCGCGTGGAGTCCCCGTGCAGTGGTGTATCGCCTGCAAAAAGGCCTGTCGTTACACGCGGTTCGCTGTTCGGTCATTGTTCAGGAGATGGTGAAAGGCCAGACCTCCGGCGTGATGTTTACCGCGCATCCGGTGACCGGCTCACGCCAGACGATGCTGATTTCAGCAGCGTGGGGCACCGGCGAAGGCGTCGTGTCGGGCCAGTGCAGCACGGATGAATTCACCGTGCCGCTGCATGGCGACCAAATTACTCAGACGCTTAGCTCAAAAACGACCGCCGTGGTCTTTGATCATCATCGCGGGCAGGGCACAACGGAAATCACACTTGATGAAGGTAAGGCGGACGTCGCGTCACTCACGGCGCAGCAAATTCTGGCACTGCGCGAGATAGGGGCGGGCATCGCAAAACAGCTTCGCGCCCCGCAGGATATCGAATGGACCCTCAAAGATAACCACATCTATCTTCTGCAAACGCGTCCAATAACGCATCTGCCAAAAGACCCTGGCTGCGTACGCGATACGCTGATTTGCGACAATGCCAACATTCAGGAGTCCTATTGCGGCATTACCACGCCGCTAACGTTCTCTTTCGCCCGCGCCGCTTATGCGACCGTTTATGAACAGACATTGCGGCTGGTTGGCTGCCCTGCGAAAGAGAGTGATGCGCGCAAACCTATCACCGACAATATGCTCAGCCTTGTTCGCGGGCGGGTTTATTACAACATTCAGAACTGGTATCGCGCGCTATTACTCCTGCCGCTGTTCAATATGAACAAAAGCGATATGGAAGCCATGATGGGGCTGGAGGAACCCGTTGATATTGTTGAGGACAAAAAGCTTTCCCGGCGCGAAAAGTTAGTGGCGCTGCCCGCGATGCTGAATATGACCGTGCGCCTCTCTTATGCGCAACTTACGCTGGAGCCGAGGATCCGTGCTTTTCTGCAACAGTATGAAACGGCGCAGGCCTACATTGATCGCGATAACCTGCATACTTTATCGCCCGGCGAACTTATCGAACGACTGAAATACCTTGATGAGCATCTTTTGACTCGCTGGACTGCGCCGATCATCAATGACTTTTACGTGGCGCGTTACAACGGCAAGGTGCAGCGCGTGCTGCAAGCGCTGTGGCCGGAAGATAGCGCGCGCATCAGCGGTGATCTACTGGCCGACGATGGCAATCTCATCAGCACCGAGCCGACCAAAAAACTGCTGGCGATGAGCATGTACGTGCGCCAGCATCCCTCTCTTGCCGCGATGATCCTTAACGATCAAGGTGCGCATCTGCTTCCTCGCATCAGGCAGCTCGATCCGCGCTTTTATCAGCAGTGTATTGACTACATTGAGCATTATGGCGATCGCACAATGGGTGAGCTTAAGCTTGAAACCCTCACTCTCCGACAAGATCCCAGCTTTCTGTTTACCGTGCTGCGTAATTACCTGAACACGGACATATTGCCGGTAAATCAGACGGGCAAGTTAAAAGCCGAAGCCGAAGAACAGGTCTTTGAGCGCCTGCTTCAGTTACGCGGTAAATCCGCGCTCGCACGGTTTAAACATCACCTCAGTAAACTGCGCAGGGCAATTCGTAACCGTGAAACGATGCGCTTTACCCGCACCAAAATGTTTGCCCTTTATCGCGATATCTATCTACAACTCGGGCAGCAGTTCGCGCTGGAGGGCGTGATTGCGCAGGCACGGGATATTTTCTGGCTGACACGTGAAGAAATTTACCAGGGTAAAGAGGGCACGGCGGTACAAACGGGCTTAGGCTCACTCATTGAGCAGCGGCGCGCCGAATATGACCGCTATCAGAAGCAGGATGAACCGGCGAACCGCTTTTCCCTCACCCAAACCCTGTATCAACAGCAGACGCTGCACGCTCCCGCGCGCCAGGACGCAGTGGCGGACAGTACGGATCTGCGCGGCACCGGGTGCTATCCCGGCCTTGTGCAAGCGCCGGTCAGCCTGGTCTTTACCCCGGAAAATGCGACCAGTCTCGCCGGGACAATACTCTGTACCGTGCGCACGGATCCCGGCTGGGCACCCCTGTTCCCCGGTCTGAGCGGGCTTATTGTCGAACGCGGTTCGATGTTGTCGCACTCTGCGATTGTTGCAAGAGAGATGGGGATCCCGGCGATCGTCGGCGTACCGGGCATTACCGGTCTGCTTCAGGATGGTGAAACAGTGAGTATGGACGGTGGCAGCGGGCTGATCGTGCGCTGTGATCAACCGGCGGAGAAGCGCGTATGA
- a CDS encoding AMP-binding protein, which translates to MNFCECLFVHQQRTPDLPALRYTRPDGELAAISYAQLFSRAGVYQRWMENAGLKAGDRVLLLMKPDVDFYVMFYAMLGSGIVPVLVESSMPARQLRSCLRQARLNAMLVSQGIGTKWFLLPELWFIRRFTFDNKRRFMAHLPDFLCKETATFHSVPVDDDAAALITFTSGSTGLPKGVRRSHRSLLAQSHAFSHFFPQTGQHDISTFPVLALFSHFHAGCSYPGLGFDTDGTIPAQRIAQQIHHHAITRLSVSPAWMTQLLNYAREQQAIFPSVKHLIIGGAPVNKALLLACLRHFPLAKCGVVYGATEADPISYIDMAELLNEWDKQPGYLVGTPGDNMEIIIRRLPCASPQEMVPERTEVEGEILVSGPQVLAGYLDNPFAEHQNKIRDSEGRIWHCTGDSGFLDAQQRIWLTGRIKDQLQTRSGLSVSPFTVEKHLNGLPGIDISAVVQGAQGEIGVVLQSAECCRVAAPLLEKIFPDEPVSFYVLSTFPVDARHHSRVDRAFLRQKVKLGKLKPIMLGEPL; encoded by the coding sequence ATGAATTTTTGTGAATGTCTGTTCGTGCATCAACAGCGCACCCCTGATTTGCCTGCGCTTCGCTATACCCGCCCTGATGGTGAGCTGGCAGCGATAAGCTACGCGCAGCTCTTTTCCCGGGCTGGCGTTTATCAACGCTGGATGGAGAATGCCGGGCTGAAAGCCGGGGATCGCGTACTGTTACTGATGAAGCCTGACGTTGATTTTTACGTGATGTTCTACGCCATGCTCGGATCGGGAATTGTCCCGGTATTGGTTGAAAGCTCGATGCCTGCCAGACAACTGCGTAGCTGCCTGAGACAGGCACGTCTTAACGCAATGTTAGTTTCGCAGGGCATCGGCACAAAATGGTTTTTGCTGCCGGAGTTATGGTTTATCCGCCGCTTCACGTTCGACAACAAAAGGCGCTTTATGGCCCATTTGCCGGATTTTTTGTGCAAGGAGACCGCTACATTTCATAGTGTTCCCGTTGATGATGATGCAGCAGCATTGATTACATTTACCTCGGGTTCAACGGGGCTGCCCAAAGGTGTGCGGCGCTCCCATCGCTCGTTACTGGCGCAAAGCCACGCGTTTAGCCACTTTTTCCCCCAGACTGGCCAGCACGATATCAGCACATTTCCGGTACTGGCGCTGTTCAGCCATTTTCACGCAGGTTGCAGTTACCCCGGCCTGGGATTCGACACAGACGGCACCATCCCCGCACAGAGGATTGCGCAACAGATTCACCATCATGCCATTACCCGCTTGAGCGTCTCGCCCGCATGGATGACCCAGTTACTGAATTATGCCCGTGAGCAGCAGGCTATTTTCCCCTCGGTTAAGCATCTGATTATTGGCGGCGCGCCCGTTAACAAAGCCTTGCTGCTGGCCTGCCTGCGCCATTTTCCGCTGGCGAAATGCGGTGTGGTGTATGGCGCAACGGAAGCAGATCCGATCAGTTACATCGATATGGCGGAGTTGCTCAACGAGTGGGATAAGCAGCCGGGTTACCTCGTCGGTACGCCTGGCGACAACATGGAAATCATCATTCGCCGCCTGCCGTGCGCTTCTCCACAGGAGATGGTGCCTGAGCGAACAGAGGTGGAAGGAGAAATTTTGGTGAGTGGGCCGCAGGTGCTGGCGGGTTATCTCGACAATCCATTTGCCGAGCATCAAAACAAGATCCGGGATAGCGAAGGTCGGATATGGCACTGCACAGGCGATAGCGGCTTTCTGGATGCACAACAGCGCATCTGGCTGACGGGCAGAATAAAAGATCAACTGCAAACCCGCTCCGGTTTGTCGGTCTCGCCCTTTACCGTCGAAAAGCATCTCAATGGCTTACCGGGGATCGACATAAGCGCAGTGGTGCAAGGCGCGCAGGGCGAAATCGGCGTCGTGCTGCAAAGTGCAGAGTGTTGTCGTGTTGCGGCTCCATTACTGGAAAAAATATTCCCGGATGAGCCGGTCAGCTTTTATGTGCTGAGTACGTTTCCTGTAGATGCGCGCCATCACAGCCGCGTCGATCGTGCGTTTCTGCGCCAGAAAGTAAAGCTGGGCAAACTTAAGCCCATTATGCTGGGGGAACCATTATGA
- a CDS encoding CDP-alcohol phosphatidyltransferase family protein, translating to MRYPFIIRLAPPDYITLTGMVIALCALYAALVGHSWLSLSLLYMAMLADALDGKLARFLGISRPFGRYLDGFCDVLIYLVTPALLFYLNGFDGRWSLFNALMVICGCLRLSHFNESGNITHNDTLAYRGMPVFWSVFILSGWKLLQLLLPTAFSAMLLGLTLLIFSVAMVIDRPFFKFSSLTTIVLLCLGGTMLFGLLHLGGVDG from the coding sequence ATGAGATACCCGTTTATTATTCGTCTTGCACCGCCTGATTACATCACGCTGACAGGCATGGTTATTGCGTTATGCGCGCTTTACGCCGCGCTAGTCGGGCACAGTTGGCTTAGCCTTAGCCTGCTTTATATGGCGATGCTGGCGGATGCGCTGGATGGTAAACTTGCGCGCTTTTTGGGGATCAGTCGGCCATTTGGTCGCTATCTGGATGGATTTTGTGATGTGCTTATTTACCTCGTTACGCCCGCGCTGCTGTTTTATCTCAACGGCTTTGATGGGCGTTGGTCGCTATTTAACGCACTGATGGTTATTTGCGGCTGTCTGCGCCTTTCTCATTTCAATGAGTCTGGCAATATCACCCACAATGACACACTGGCCTATCGGGGGATGCCGGTCTTCTGGAGCGTGTTTATCCTCAGTGGTTGGAAGCTTTTGCAACTGCTTCTTCCAACCGCGTTCAGTGCAATGTTGCTGGGTCTGACACTGCTCATCTTTAGCGTGGCAATGGTTATTGACCGGCCGTTTTTCAAGTTCTCCTCGCTCACGACCATCGTTTTACTGTGCCTTGGGGGCACGATGCTGTTTGGCCTGCTGCACCTCGGAGGCGTAGATGGGTAG
- a CDS encoding CDP-archaeol synthase — MGSSLFALWLLLLPVFIAGCFHMLVVSRGWLPWLAVPLSTRLFGGNKTWRGFAVVPLVSALVAPLCLGGEIKNALLLGVVTGLGYMLGELPNSMLKRWLKISPGQLPPRHRGVFIFLDQADSALGVALGCMWLLALDLVQTLTLMALFIVSVPVIKNVLYVCSLKESRF; from the coding sequence ATGGGTAGTTCTCTGTTCGCGCTGTGGTTACTCTTGCTGCCCGTGTTTATTGCGGGCTGTTTTCATATGCTGGTAGTTAGCCGGGGCTGGCTGCCCTGGCTGGCGGTTCCGCTCAGTACGCGTCTGTTTGGCGGCAATAAAACCTGGCGCGGGTTTGCCGTCGTTCCGCTGGTAAGCGCGCTGGTCGCCCCGCTGTGCCTGGGCGGGGAGATTAAAAACGCCTTGTTATTGGGGGTGGTGACCGGCCTTGGGTATATGCTTGGCGAACTGCCCAATTCAATGTTGAAACGTTGGTTGAAGATCTCGCCGGGTCAGTTACCTCCGCGCCACCGGGGCGTGTTTATCTTTCTCGACCAGGCCGATTCAGCCCTGGGTGTGGCGCTGGGCTGTATGTGGTTGCTGGCACTGGATCTGGTGCAGACATTGACACTCATGGCGCTGTTTATCGTCAGCGTACCGGTGATCAAAAATGTGCTTTACGTGTGCTCATTAAAAGAGAGCCGCTTTTAA
- a CDS encoding 4'-phosphopantetheinyl transferase superfamily protein: MFTSLTHCALAPFLPHLEMGSITPVPEIYYCQVVFDRHVFQDELFARYAIPCPPNLHAASIKRRAEYLAARYGAKLLLQSQGCDANVGTTTDRAPVWPAGWCGSLSHTHNHAIAIIARRHAGLAVGIDIEMLAPETMRETADMFTCPQEQALLADCALPYETALLVAFSAKESVYKALYPEVGRYFDFDAARVCHIDTSAQRITLTLTQTLAAGRTQGSQLTGYYTLAGDKVITLIA; the protein is encoded by the coding sequence ATGTTTACTTCGTTAACCCACTGCGCACTTGCGCCGTTCTTGCCCCACCTTGAGATGGGATCGATAACGCCCGTTCCTGAGATTTACTACTGCCAGGTAGTCTTTGATCGGCACGTTTTTCAGGATGAGTTGTTCGCCCGGTACGCTATCCCGTGTCCACCAAACCTGCATGCAGCCAGCATTAAGCGACGGGCGGAATACCTTGCGGCGCGCTATGGCGCAAAACTGTTACTCCAAAGCCAGGGATGCGATGCGAATGTAGGAACCACGACAGATCGGGCGCCCGTCTGGCCTGCGGGCTGGTGCGGCAGCCTTTCGCATACCCATAACCACGCGATTGCCATTATCGCGCGGCGTCACGCAGGCCTGGCGGTGGGCATTGATATTGAAATGCTGGCACCAGAAACCATGCGCGAAACCGCCGATATGTTCACCTGTCCGCAAGAGCAGGCGCTGCTCGCTGACTGTGCTCTGCCTTATGAAACCGCGTTACTGGTCGCCTTTTCCGCCAAAGAGAGCGTGTACAAAGCGCTGTATCCCGAAGTGGGACGCTACTTTGACTTTGATGCCGCACGGGTTTGCCATATTGATACCTCAGCACAACGCATTACCCTGACACTGACGCAAACCCTGGCTGCGGGACGAACACAGGGAAGCCAGCTCACGGGGTATTACACCCTTGCGGGCGACAAAGTCATTACGCTTATCGCCTGA